A segment of the Streptomyces sp. XD-27 genome:
GGGCGGCGGTCTCGGCGTCGTCGCTGCTGCCGCTGTCGCCGCTGCTGTCGCTGTCGTCGCCCTCGGCGCCCGCGTCGCCGCCTGCGTCGTCGGGCTTTCCGGAGTCCGGGTCGTCCGCGCCGGGGTCCTTGTCCTCGCCGGAAGCGGAGTCGGAGCCGGAGCCCCCGCCGGAGCCGGAGTCCCCGCCGGAGCCGGAGTCCCCGCCGGAACCGGCGGACGGCGCGGAGGGCGATCTCTTCCTCTTGGCCGGGTCCTCGCCCTTCCCGGGCGCGTCGGTCTTGCCGGTCTTGTCGTCCTCGTCCTCGTCCCGCTCGCCGTCCGGGCCGGACGACGGGGGCTGCGCGGCGGCCGGGACATGCGCCGCGGCCGCCTTCTTCGCGTACACCGCGAGCGCCCGGTCGTCGTCGCTGACCTGGGGGTCGTACGAGACCACGCGCTCGAAGTCCAGCGTGAGATGGCGACTGCCGGCGGGCGTCTCCAGCTTCCAGCGGCAGCCGACGTTGCGGTCGGTGTCGAAGGTCACCGCGGCCTCGCCCGCGTAGACCTTCTCGGCCTCCTCCTCCGACTCCTCGTCGGCGCCGGGGAGCAGCGTCTTGAGCGTCTTGGGGCTGACGGAGCCGCATGCCTCGGGGAGGTTCCGGTACTTCCCCGGCTCGGCCGTGGCCGTCCGCCCCGCGAGCCCCGGCTTGCCGTCCTGGATGCTGGGCGCCGCGGAGTCGGAGGTGGTGCAGCCGCTGGTCACGGCGGTGAACGCGGCCAGTACGGCCAGTACGGCGACGGCCGGTGCACGGCCCGGTACGCACGCCTTCCGCTGCGCTGGCTCCACGGTCCGCGGCTCCCTTCGGGCGAAAACTGTTTGCCGCCGCACGGCGGGGGGTGAAGACAATGTCTATCGCACGTACTGCCGCATCTGCCGGTCCAGTGTCACGCATCGGGCAGTAAGCCCGACTTTTGCCTTTTGTGTCTTCTACGGGGGAATGAACCAGCCATGTCGTACACCGAGGTGCCCGGCGCACGGGTCCCGATCCGCATGTGGGCCGACCCGGCCACGGTCGAGGGCGTGGCCAT
Coding sequences within it:
- a CDS encoding DUF3558 domain-containing protein — protein: MEPAQRKACVPGRAPAVAVLAVLAAFTAVTSGCTTSDSAAPSIQDGKPGLAGRTATAEPGKYRNLPEACGSVSPKTLKTLLPGADEESEEEAEKVYAGEAAVTFDTDRNVGCRWKLETPAGSRHLTLDFERVVSYDPQVSDDDRALAVYAKKAAAAHVPAAAQPPSSGPDGERDEDEDDKTGKTDAPGKGEDPAKRKRSPSAPSAGSGGDSGSGGDSGSGGGSGSDSASGEDKDPGADDPDSGKPDDAGGDAGAEGDDSDSSGDSGSSDDAETAAPRLLDDLADDAFLDDKLATADSGVHRDITIVFRSSNVIVTIEYDQWSSDKAHIPDSAELQENAEDLAQELTGRFGG